Proteins encoded in a region of the Salminus brasiliensis chromosome 2, fSalBra1.hap2, whole genome shotgun sequence genome:
- the adirf gene encoding adipogenesis regulatory factor has product MASFKKSLEGLKSTTQSATKGVADSAVQAAQDAVHQVAESSKETTTMAAEEVSRQTQSALGTAADKASDTIKEFGHKLGTK; this is encoded by the exons ATGGCCTCCTTTAAGAAATCTCTAGAAGGGCTGAAGAGCACCACGCAGTCAGCCACTAAAGGCGTCGCTGACTCCGCAG TGCAAGCAGCTCAAGACGCCGTACACCAGGTGGCAGAGTCCTCCAAAGAAACCACCACCATGG ctgCTGAAGAGGTGTCCAGACAAACACAGTCTGCTCTCGGCACAGCAGCAGACAAAGCCTCGGACACCATAAAGGAATTTGGGCACAAACTGGGGACCAAGTGA